The stretch of DNA TCGCGGCGGCGGATTGTCTGACATGTTCGGTGGCGGCCTCGGTGCAACTGCGGCCGGCTCGACCGTGGTCGAGAAGAACCTGGACCGCATCACGATCGCCCTGTCGCTGGTGTTCGCTTTCGTCACCCTGGCGCTTGCGTTGATGCTCGACGTCTGAAGCGGTCTCCGTAAGCGTCGCTGACGCCGGAAGCATGCACCAATCCGGCTGTCCCGTCTCAAGATCGTCCCGGATCGGCCGATCCAAGGGATGTGCGGATCCCAAGACTTCTGA from Acidimicrobiales bacterium encodes:
- the secG gene encoding preprotein translocase subunit SecG, which translates into the protein MVVFTIVIHVISSLTLIGMVLLHSGRGGGLSDMFGGGLGATAAGSTVVEKNLDRITIALSLVFAFVTLALALMLDV